The sequence GCCCCGGGCCAGATGCTGATCATGGACAACTATCGACTGTTTCACGGGCGCAGCGCCTTCCAGCTGGAGGGCGGCATCCGCCACATGCGTCAGGGCTACGTGGACCGTGACTCCACCGCCAGCCGCCGTCTGCTGCTGGCGGACCAGCTCGCCAAGCCGTTGAACACCACGCAGGAGGCCACCGCATGAGTCAGCAGGATAGTGCCCCGATGACCCAGGCACGCTTTCGCCGCTTCGAGGAAAGCACCCATGCCGAGTGGGCACTGATCGATGATCATTTCCGCAAGTATCAGTCCGATGCCAGCCGCCGCGTGATCGAGCATCTGGGGCGTCTCAAGGGCGATCACCACGGCTATCCGGTCGATCGCTACGAACACTGCCTGCAGACCGCCACCCGCGCGCTGCGCGCCGGTGCCGATGAGGAGATGGTGGTCTGCGCGCTGCTGCATGACATCGGCGACGACCTGGCACCGGCCAATCATGCCGAGATCGCCGCCGGTATCCTCGAGTCGTTCATCGACCCGCTGAATACCTGGATGATTCGTCATCACGAGCTGTTCCAGGGCTATCACTACCGCGAATTCTTCGGTCAGGACCGCCACGCCCGCGAGGCACATGCCGGGCATCCCGCCTATGAGCGCACCGTGCGCTTCTGTGACGAGTGGGACCAGACCAGCTTCGACCCCGAATACGACACCCTGCCGCTGGAGCATTTCATCCCGATGCTGGAGCGCGTGATGGGGCGGGCGCCCTTCGGCGGCTTGCCGGATCTGGTGCCGGAGCCAGAAATTGAGGCAGAAATGGAGCCAGAGCTTGAGAAGGGCATGGACAGGCAGGCCAGTGCTCGCTGAAGACGCACTCCTCTGGAGGGTAAAGCTCCAACGAATCAATTGCTTGCGGCGAATTCAGCGACGCGGCAGGGCGGAGAAGACACAAGCGCCGACAACGACAGCGCCGTGAACGACGGACACGCACGACGACCGCCATATACGAAGCCTTTCAGCCCCGACAACAACAAGGCCCGGCGCGACCGGAACCGACAAGGAAAGACACGATGACCACCACCCCGTACCCCCTGACACCTACGACGAAGCACGGCGCCCGCCGTGGTCTGCTTGCCCTCGCGACGCTGCTGCTCGGCACGGCTAGCCTGGCAGCCTCGGCCCAGGACAAGGATGACGAGTTGACGCTGATCGTGCCGCCGTGGCCCGGCGTCACCGTCAAGAGCGAGATCGTCGCCCGGATTCTCGCCCCGCTGGGCTACGACGTGGAGCGACAGGAAGTCAGCTCCACCGTCGGCTACAACACCCTGACCACCGGCGACAGCGACGCCTTCCTCGCTGGCTGGCTGCCTGCCCAGAAAGACAGTTATGACGCGGCCATGGCCGCCGGTGCGATCACCGATCTCGGCAACAACGTCACCGGCGCCCGCATGGGCTTCGCGGTGCCGGGCTATGTCTACGAGGCTGGCATCCACAGCGCCGCGGACCTTGCCGCCCACGCCGACCAATTCGACGAGACCGTCTACTCCATCGAAAGCGGCTCCACCGTCAGCGACATGCTCAATGGCGCCATCGACAATGATGTCTATGGCCTGGGCGACTGGGATGCGATGGAGTCCTCGACGCCCGGCATGCTCAGCGAGGTACGTGCCGCCCAGCGCGAGCAACGCTGGATCGCCTTCTACGGCTGGACACCGCACTGGATGGTGCCGGAATTCGACACCCATATCCTGGCAGACCCGGAGTCGGTGTTCGGCCCCGACAATGGCGCCAGTGACGTCAAGACCGTCGTGCGCACCGCCTACGCCGAAGCCAATCCCAACCTCGCCCGCTTCCTCGATCAGCTGGTCTTCAGCTCCGAAGAGCAGAGCGGCTTCATCCTCGACTACAGCCTCAAGGAGCGTGACCTCGATGAGGTGGCGCACGACTGGCTGGCCGCCAATCCGGACCGGCTGGCGGAATTTCTCGCCGACGTGACCACGCGCGATGGCGAGGATGCCCTGGCCGCCGTGAAGGCCAGCCTGTGAGGCTGGCCTAACCTTGCTGCCGCCTTGACGGCGTGGGCGGGCGCCGAGGGATGGCTCCCGCCCAGGCCTCGTATTGCCCAAGCCCCGCAGCGCCCAGGCCACGTCGCGTCCAGGACGCACAATCCGTGAACCACGACCCTGCTTGCCATGCCTCTGGCGTGGAAAGTCGCAATGTGGAACGCCTCTTGCTATACAAACGTATCAATAGTCGTTCGCTCGATTGCAGCTCGATCGCCGATTGCGCAGCCCGCAGCGGCAAGACAGGCGTCATCCGCGCATCGTCCGTCAGGCCCGGCAGCATCACGCCGCACCAGCAGGGTGCGTCACGCCGCTAGCGGCTGCACGATCGCCCATTTCACGCCAGCCACAGCCACCCACTTGTGAGTCGCTCATGACTATCTCGCCCTCGAACGTATCTCCCATGACCCGCTCGAAGAATGCAGACAGTGACGGCATCTCCCAGCCTCCGCAGGCGCGCCCGGACGCCCAGGCAAGGCCCGCGCGCGCTGCCTCGAATCGGGTCGTCGTCGAAGCCAGCAACATCGTCAAGCACTACGGTGATCTGGCGGTGCTGCACGACGTGTCATTGCGCGTGAAGGAAGGCACCGTCACCACCATCATCGGCGCCAGTGGCTCCGGCAAGAGCACCTTGCTGCGCTGCATGAACCTGCTCGAGCGCCCCGACCGGGGCGAGCTGTCGATCGCCGATGAGCATGTGCGCTTCGACCGCGACAGCCGTGGCGGCCTCATCGGGCTGGATCGTCGTCAGATCCAGCGCCTGCGCTCCAAGGTCACCATGGTCTTCCAGCAGTTCAATCTGTGGCCGCACCTGACCGTGCTCGGCAATGTCACCGAGGCGCCGATGCGCGTGAAGGGCATGTCACGCCGTGAGGCGACGCGTATCGCGGAGCACTATCTGGAACGTGTCGGCATGCTGGAGCGCGCCGACAGCTATCCGGCCTTTCTCTCCGGCGGCCAGCAGCAGCGGGTCGCGATCGCGCGTGCGCTGGCGATGGAGCCGCGCGTGCTGCTCTTCGATGAGCCGACTTCGGCGCTGGACCCGGAGCGGGTCAGTGAAGTGCTCGGCGTCATCCGCAGCCTCGCCGATGAGGGCCGCACCATGCTGATGGTGACCCACGAGATGGCCTTCGCCAGAGAAGTCTCCGATCAGATCGTGTTCCTCGATGAGGGCAGGGTAGGCGTGGCCGGAAGCCCCGAGGAGGTCTTCGAGCAGACCGAGCATGAGCGCTGCCGCCGCTTCATCGCACCGGCCGCCTGAGCCCTGCTTGCATCACCCCGGCATGGACCTCCCCGCCATGACGTAGATGGACCCACAACAACAGCCAGGAGATGGCCTGATGACCTTGATGAACGACGCTGGATTCGCTGCCAAGACACCTTCACTGACCACACGCGGAACGCGTTCTGCCTCTGCTTCCACCTCTGCTCCCATCTCTGCGCTGCGCAAGCTGGCCGGCGCCCTGATGATGGGGGGACTGACGCTGGGTGGACTGACGCTGGGCGCCGCTCAGGTGCATGCCGCCGACACCCTCAAGATCGGTATCTCCGCGGAACCTTACCCGCCCTTCACCTACACCTCCGCCAGCGGCGAGTGGACCGGTTTTGAAGTGGAGCTGGCGGAGGCGATCTGTGACGCCATGCAGCGTGAGTGCGAAATCACCCCGACCGGCTGGAGCGGCATCATCCCCTCGCTGAAGGCCGGTCGCATCGACATGATCATGAATTCGATGACCATCACCAAGGCCCGCGAGAAGGTCATCGACTTCAGCATCCCCTACTACAACTCGCCGGGTGCCTACGTGGCCGCCAAGGATCTAGAGCTCGAGATACCGGACGGCCTCGACGGCAAGATTCTCGGCACCCAGGCGGCGACCACCCACGCCAACTTCGCGCGTCGAGCGCTGCGCAGCACTGGCGTCGATGTGCGCCTGTATGACCAGCAGGAGCAGGTCAACAGTGACCTGCTGTCCGGGCGCGTGGACGTGATTCTGGCCGACGAGATCGCCATGAGCGCACTGGTCAAGCGTGACGAGGCCGAAAACTTCGAGATCAAGGCGACCACACCACAGCACGAGGCCTACGGCATCGGTGCCGGTGTCGGGGTACGCAAGGAAGATGGCGCGCTGAAAGAGGCGCTTGATGGGGCCATCCATCAGGTCTATGTGGACGGCACCTGCACGGCGCTCTCGAACAAGTACTTCGATACCGACGTCTGCCTGGGCTGAGCCTGCGCGTGCTGGCCGGCCGGCTGAGGTCGTCTGGTCAGCACGCCTCGCGTATCGCATCCGCCATTTCCTACTGATACGAGAAGGACGCTGATCATGTCCCAGTTCGCCCAGGAAGGGCTCGCCGATTGGGCAGCCCCGATACTCGCCGGTGCCGTCACCACCCTGCAGATCGCCTTCGCCGCCTATGCCATCGGCTTGCTGCTCGGACTGGTGGGGGCGGCGTCACGACTCAGCCCCTGGGCGCCGCTGCGCGCGCTGGCCACCAGCTATTCGACGGCCGTGCGCGCGGTGCCGGAACTGCTGCTGATCATCCTGCTGTACTACGGCGGCTCCCAGGCGCTCACCGCCTTGATGAACGCGCTGGGTGTCGCGGGCAAGGTCGAGATCAGCGGCTTCGTCACCGCCGTCGGCGTGCTGGCCTTCGTGCAGGGCGCCTACATGACCGAAGTCTTTCGCGGCGCCATCCTGGCCATCCCCAAGGGCCAGCTGGAAGCGGCCGATGCCTACGGCTTCTCGCCCATGGCGCGCTTTCGCTACATCACGCTGCCGGGCATGTTGCCCAACGCACTGCCGGGCATGTCCAACCTGTGGCTGATCCTGATCAAGGACACCGCCCTGATCAGCGTCATCGGCTTCAGCGAGCTGTTCTTCACCGTGCAACAGGCGGCCGCCAGCTCGCGCGCGTACTTCCTGTTCTACAGCGTGGCGGGGCTGCTCTATCTGCTGATGACCTTGACCTCGAGCGCCGCGTTCAGTCGTCTGGAGCGCTACGTGCGCCGCGGCGAACCCGATATTTCAGCCCAGGAGGCGTGACATGGATTTCAGCTGGTTATCGGACCCCTATTATCAGGAATCGCTGTGGACAGGGCTGATCAATACCCTGGTGCTGCTGCTGGTGTCGGCCGTGCTCGGCTTCACGCTGGCGGTCGGCATGGCGATGGCGCGCATCAAGGGCCCCAGGCCGCTCGCCTGGCTGGCCAGTGGCGTCTCCATCGTGATGCGTGGCACGCCCCTGCTGGTGCAGCTGTTCTTCTTCTATTACGGCATCGGTCGCCTGCTGGAGGGCATTCCCGGCATTCGCGAGAGCATGTTCTGGGGCATCCTGCGTGATCCGTTCTTCTACGCCACCCTGACCTTCACCCTCTCGGTGGGCGCCTACTCCGGTGAAGTCCTGCGCGGGGCGCTGCTCAGCGTGCCGCCGGGCGAGCGGGAAGCCGGGCGTGCCTTCGGCATGGGGCCGTTTCAGGTCTTCAGTCGCCTGTGGCTGCCGCGCGCCATCCAGCTGTGCCTGCCGACCCTGACCGGCGAGATGATCCTGCTGCTCAAGTCGGTGCCGCTGGTCTCGACGATCGCCATGATGGACCTGCTGCAGGTCGCCAACATCATCCGCGACGAGAACTTCCTCACCTACGAGCCGCTGCTGTTCATCGGCGCCATCTACCTCGTGCTGACCATCCTGCTGACCCTGTGCCTGCGTCAGGTCGAACTCAACTTCCCCGGAGTACGCGCCCAGGCACGCAGCGGCGGGTGGCTGTCGCGCCTGCGCCAGCCAAGGCCCGCCTGAGGCCACTCGCCTGGCGGGCATTGCTGATTTCCCGCAGATAATCTCTCTTGCACACGAATAAGCCGAGTCAGTCGACTCGGCGTCTTCGTGTGCTTTCTGCGGGGTGCGCTTCTGGTCATCCGCATACTTTTCGGTATAGGCAATCCACGCCGACTGCACAGCATGATAGGTATCGCCCTCTTGATTCCAAAGGGAATCAAATTGGCGCTGATTTGATGTGATATGGAATCACCTCTAGACCATCGGCGTAGCGACCTTGGGAGGGGGCTGAGAATAATACTAGCAATATCAGCAGGTTGTAAGACGAATGGAGCTGGCATAGCGCTTGCTATCCACAGTGACAAGAGACGCGGTCAGCGGATTCATCTCGTCACTCACCAAAGGATATCGCCATGAGTATCGCCAGCTTCAAATCTGCCAATCGTCTGATCACCGGGCAACAAGCCTCGACTCGCCTTGCCGAGGAGGTCGTGCGACTGGGCATGCATTCGCCGATGTTGGTCACCGACCCTGGTGTATTGGGGTCCGGAACACTGGAGCCGATCAAGGCTCAGTTGGATGACCTCAAGGCCAGAGGACACCTGACGGACTATCGCATCTTCAGTGATGTCAGCGCCGAGCCTGAAGTGCATATCGTCGAGGACTGCATGAGCAGCTACCGCGAGGGAGGCTGCGATGGCCTGATCGCGGTAGGGGGTGGCAGTGCGATGGATATCGCCAAGTGCGTGGCGGTGTATGCGACCCATGATGGTGACCTCGAGAGCCTGTTTGGCGAGAACAAGGCACGTGTCCGCGGTGCACCACTTGTCGCCATGCCGACGACATCAGGCACCGGGTCCGAGGTGACCAACATCGGAATTCTGTCTGATACCGAAGCGAGGATGAAGAAAGGCATCGTCAATGATTACTTGCTGCCGGATGTCGCCATCGTGGCCCCGGAGCTGACGGTGAGCTGCCCCCGTCATGTCACTGCCGCCAGCGGTGTCGATGCGCTCGTCCACGCCATCGAAGCCTATCTTTCCAATTTCGCCACGCCGATCACTGATGCACTGGCCATCAAGGCCATGCGTCTGATCATCAAGGCCTTGCCCAAGGCCTATGCCAATCCTGCCAACCTCAAGGCGCGTGAAGACATGGCGACTGGCAGTCTGCTGGCCGGGATGGCATTCGGAAATGCCGGTGTCGGGGCGGTGCACGCCCTGGCCTATCCGTTGGGAGGGCGCTACCACCTGCCACATGGGGTAACCAACGCACTGCTGTTGCCCCACGTGATGCGCTGGAATGCACTGGCTTGTGTCGAGCGCTTCCGGGACATTGCGGAGGCCCTCGATACCCCACATCGCAAGCTCAAGGATGAAGCGACTGCCGAACTGGTCGTCGAGCGACTGCATGCGCTATGTCGTGATGTGGACATCCCCGGCGGCCTGCGCCATTTCGACATCCCCGAAGAGGACATTCCCTCTCTTGCGGCAGATGCTTTCAAGGTCGAACGCCTGCTGCGCAACAATCCACGTCAGCTCAGCCAGGCCGATATCGAGAGTATCTATCGCGCGGCCTACTGAAGCGCTGAATCTTCTTTCTGAACACCATCTCCACCAAGGGTGCAGATGCATAACGATAACAACAGGAACGCCATCATGAGCCACTGGAAAACCCGCCAGCCCGGTGAGGAAAGCCCCTACTTCGCGCTGGGGCTCTTCAAGATCCGTCTTCCCTTCCTGCACTACCGTTTCGAACTGCCCGACTACCTGCAAGGGTTGTTGATGTGCGCGGTGGATCTCGCCGCCATCCCGTTGATGACGGAGCTCCTGGGCATGCCGTTCGAGGCCGCACTGGCCATCGTGATGCTCAATGGTCTGCTGTATCTGGTTCACCACCTGCTGGGCGACCCGGTCATTCCCGGCTGGATCACGCCGGCCATTCCACTGTTGATGGCCTATGTGGCGACCTTCCCGGAGGGGGAGGCGCGGGTGCATGCCTTGATTGCCTTCCAGCTGATGCTCGGGATACTGGCTATCGTGCTCGGGCGAACGGGGCTGGCCAGCAAGGTGGTCAACATGATCCCCTCGGCGATCAAGGCTGGCATCATCATGGGCGCGGGGTTGGCCGCAATCAGCGTGGTCTTCAAAGAAGGCGGGCGTTTCGATACTTATCCCATCACCATCAGCATCGCGGTAGGTCTGGCTTTCTACATCATCTTCTCGCGTCATTTCGCCAAGCTGAAGACCACGAATCCGTTCTGGGGCAATCTCGGCAAGCTGGGAATCTTCCCGATCATCCTGCTGGCGATCGTCGTCGCTCCGCTGGTGGGTGAGGCCGCATGGCCGGATGTGCAGTGGGGCTTCAGCCAACCTGATTTCGTGACCATGTTCAGCCAGTACACTGTCTTCGGTGTCGGCTTGCCGCCGCTGGCGATGTTCCTGACGGCGCTGCCGACCGTGCTGGCTGCCTATATCGTGCTGTTCGGCGATGTTCTGCAGTCCAAGGCACTGGTCGAGGAAGCTGATGAATCGCGCCCCGACGAGAAGATCGACTACGACGCCAACCGTGCGCACATGATCTTCGGCGGGCGCAATACCCTGATGAGTCTCTTCGGCCCGGACGTCACCATGTGTGGCCCGCTGTGGGCTGCCATGCAGGTGGTGGTGGTCGAACGCTACAAGGAAGGCAAGCAGGCGATGCATTCGCTGTTCGGTGGCTCGGGCTCATTCCGCTGGGGTACCAATACCGGGCTACTGCTGTTGCCCATCGTCAGTCTGGTCCAGCCCATCCTAGGGATAGCATTGGCGCTGACGCTGTTGATCCAGGGCTATGTCAGCGTGCGCTTGGGCATTCTGGAAGCGCGTAGCCAGCGCGACCTGGGCATTGCCGGGGTGATCGCCGCCGTACTGGTCATCAAGGGGGCTGCCTGGGCCTTCGGGATCGGCATTGCGCTGTGTCTGCTGATCTACGGCAAGCGCTTCTTCTCCGGCGAGATCGATGAGACCTTCAGTCGTGATATCGGCAAGTCGGATATCGCGCCGGCCGACAGCAAGACGGCAAGCCTGTCCTCGACAGGTGCCGCCTCGACAGACTCCCCGACGTCCTCGCATTGACGTATCGTGACCCCATGTCCCCCCGCTGCCTGAGCGCGCGGGGGGTTCTGCCGGGGGAGTCGTCAATGCAGAACGTGGAGCAGGATCTCAGGCTGGAAGCAGCGTTGGCGTTGCTGGAGCGCCAATCATTGGAGGCCGTCAAGGTCATCGACACACGTGGTGAGGTGATCGGTGTCTTGACGCGTCAGGAGGTGGAGTCCACCGCGGAACTCAAGGAACGCCTCGCGCTCTCCAGGCAGCGGGGCAGCGCCACCGGGAGGAATGCCACGGAAGTTGGCGCCGATCCGGCGTCTGATCTGCTGGCTCAGGTGCCGACCCAGCGTCTGCTGGATGCCCTGCATGACGGTGTCTACATCACCGATGGGCGAGGCGTGACCGTCGCCATCAATCAGGCCTATGAGCGTATTACCGGGCTCAAGCGCAGTGACGTGCTGGGGCATCACATGCAGGAGCTGGTGCGCCGGGGGTATATCTCCAAGTCGGTGTCATTGGAGGTCATCCGTGACGGCAAGCCCGTCACCCTCGTGCAGAGCCTGCGCGATGGCCGCAAGATCCTGGTCAGCGGCCTGCCGATGCTGGCCCACGACGGCTCCCTGAGCCACGTGGTCACCAGCGTGCGCGATATCACCGAGCTGCTGCGCGCCAAGCATGCGCAGGAGCAGCTGCGTCAACTGCACTCCCTGCATGACACCTACAGCGTCAGCTCCGGGACGGATGAACAGTCGCTGGAACTGGTGACCAGTGACGCCACTGCCGACTGTTTCGCGTTGGCGGAACGCGTGGCTGCCACTGATGTGAAGGTGCTGATCCAGGGCGAGACGGGCACGGGCAAGACACTGCTGGCCCGCTATCTTCACGAGCACAGCACGCGTGCGGAGGGGGTATTCCTTGAGCTCAACTGTGCTGCATTACCGGAAGGGCTGCTGGAAGCCGAGCTGTTCGGCTATGCGCCCGGCGCCTTCACCGGGGCAAACGCACGTGGCAAGCAGGGTCTTCTGGACGTCGCCAATGGTGGCACGCTCTTCCTGGATGAGATCGGTGATCTGCCGCTGTCATTGCAGGCCAAGTTGTTGAAGGTCGTCGAGGAGCAGCGTTTCATGCCTGTCGGCGGGACAGAGCTTCGGCGCACCAACGTCCGTCTGCTGACTGCCTCGCATCATGATCTGGCTGCTCGGGTGAAGGAGGGGCGCTTCCGGGAAGACCTCTACTATCGCCTGAGTGTCGTGCCCATCACGCTGCCACCATTGCGTGAGCGGCGCAGCGAAGTGATTCCGCTGCTGCAGCATTATCTCCGCCATTTCTGTCAGCGTCATGCTCTGGTCCGGCGCCTTGATCCTGAAGTGCTCGAGCTACTGGGCGGCCATGCATGGCCCGGTAATATCCGTGAGTTGATCAATCTGGTGGAGCGCCTCGTGGTGACCACCATCAGCGAAGTGATCACATCCGATGTCCTGCCGGCAGAGTATCTTGCGGCGCATGCCAGTTCAGGGTGGGAGGATTCGATGATACCCGACGTGATGACCGCCTCGGGGGATGGCACACCGGAGCGCACGCTGAAGGAACATACCGAAGCTCTGGAGCGGCGCTTGATCGAGCAGGCCCTGGAGAAGCACCGCACCACTCGCGCTGCGGCGGCATCACTGGGGATCAACCAGTCGACGCTGGTCAAGAAGATGCAGAAGTTCACCCACACGCCCTGAAGCCGGCAGTGCTGCCCGGGCCTTTGCTCATCCTCGCCCCTCTCTTTACGCCTCTTCAATACTCCCTCGAAGAGCGTGTCGCCGTTTTCTTTCACGGCTTGTCCCTCAGGCCCCGAAACCGGCCAGCCTGCTGACTGGCACCGAAACCTGCCAGCTCTTCAACTTGCTCCGAAGCCAGCAAGCTCTTCAACTGGCTCCGAACCCGGCCAGCCTGCTGACTGGCTCCGAAGCCAGCAAGCTCTTCAACTGGTCCCGAAACCGGCCAGCTTTCTAACTGGCACCGAAACCTGCCAGAAAGACGCGCACGCAGCGTCTGACATGTGGGCGGAGTTGTTCGGGGCTTGCGGTGTCGGGTGGGCAGCCGAGCAGGGCGTCGACATGTAGCGGGTTGAGCAGCATGCCGGTGAGCAGGTTGGCGGCGGCCAGCGGTTCCTGGCCGAGGCCGGTGGGCGGCAGGTGGCCCTGGGCGACCTGACGCGACAGGTAGCCTGCCAGGCGTTGTCGGGTCAGCTTGGGGCCGTTGTCGAGGAACAGCTTGCCGAGCTGCGGATTGCGGCCGCTCTCGAAGGCGAGGCCACGGAACAGGCGGATCAGCTCGGGCGCGAGGGCCAGCGCCAGCATCGCCATGCCGAAGTCTTCCAGTGCTTCCTCGACACTGCGTGTCTCGTTGGCTTCGTGGTCCATCACCGACCACACCGTCTGCGCCTCCTGCTGCATCACGGCCAGAAACAGGCCGTCCTTGTTGCCGAAATTACGATACAGCGTTGCCAGTGATCCGCCGGCCTGCCGGGCGATCTCATTGATGCTGGTCGCGGCGAAGCCGTGTTCGAGGAAATGTTCGCGCGCGACTTCCAGCTGGCGTTTGCGGCGTGCTTCCCCGCGCGGTGAGGCGCGAGTCGTGGTGCTTCCCGAGTCAGGGCCGGTCTCTGATGAGGGCGAATCAGTCATGTGAGTGTCCTGTCTGTGATCCGGAAACCGCCTGAAACAGGCAAGGTTGCGATATTGCGAACGAGAGACGCTGTCTGTCGAAACTGTCGGGGCTGCCTCAAGTAAGTGTAGTATTTATTACACTTTGTGGCGATGCAAGATGACTGCCGTGGCCTGGGCGCTCGCAAGCGCCGTGGCGGCCTCATCCGCAGCGTCGGACAGATTACACGCCTGTCCCCGACAGGCAGCAAGAGAGAGTCACCGAATGAACAAGGCTGGCAAGGGTGTCGTGGCACTCATCGTGGTGGCGGGCGTGATCGCTGGCGGAGTGATGGGGGTCGAATGGTGGCAGGTCAGGCGCTTCATGCAGGAGACCGACAACGCCTATGTGCGCACCGACAGCGTCGCGGTGCGCTCCGAGATCACCGCGCGGGTGACGCGCATGCTGGTGCATGACAACCAGCCGGTGAAGAAGGGGCAGCTGCTGGTGCAGCTGGATGACGAAGATGCCAGGGCCAATCTGGACCAGGCCAGTGCCGCGCTGGACAACGCCCGCACCGGGGAAGTCCAGGCCGAGCGTCAGCTGGACCTGCAGGGCGCGAAGATCGACGAGGCCAAGGCTGCGCTGGCCTCGGCCAAGGCCGAACGCGATCAGGCTGCGTTGCATCTCAAGCGCTCAAGAAGCTTGGAGAGCCGCAGCTACGCCTCGCGTCAGACCTATGAGGATGATCAGGTCACCCTGCGCACCGCCGAGGCCAAGGTGGCGCAGCAGAACGCTGCACTGGCGTCCGCGCGTCAGCAGCTGGAGGTCTACAAGGCGCAGCTGGAGTCGGCGCGTGCCAAGGTGGTGTCGGCGGCGGCGGATCTCGCCTACGCGCGCCACCAGCTGGAGAAGACCTCGATCTACGCGCCGCAGGATGGCGTGGTCGGCAATCGCAGTGTCGAGGTGGGCACCATGGCCAGCGCCTCGCTGACCCTGATGCAGCTGGTGCCGGTGAAGAGCGCCTATGTGGTGGCCAACTACAAGGAAACCCAGACCGAGCGCATGCGCGTCGGTCAGCCGGTCAGTCTCGAGGTGGATGCCTACCCGGATATCGAGTTTGAGGGCGTGGTGGATAGCCTGGCGCCGGCGACCGGCACCGAGTTCAGTCTGCTGCCGACCGACAACGCCACCGGCAACTTCAACAAGATCGTCCAGCGCGTACCGGTGCGCATTCGCCTGACCGGCCCTGTGGATGCGCTGCCGCGTCTGCGTGCTGGCCTGTCGGTCATCCCCAGTGTCGATACGCGTGAACTGCCGGACACCGGCAACTATGCCGTCGATAGCCTCTCCAGGGACGTCATCGCGCCCGATGCCGCGCAGGTCGCCAGCGCTGATCGCGGAGCGCAGTAAGCATGACCGAGACGACCCAGTCCTCGGCCCAGCCCCCGGTGGGCACCGTTAGTGACATGCCGACGCGCCGCCAGCAGATCGGCTTCGTGGCCGCGGTGTTCGGCATGTTCATGGCGATTCTGGATATCCAGATCGTGTCCAGCTCGCTCAACGAGCTGCAGGCGGGCCTGGCCGCCAGTCAGGATCAGATCTCCTGGGTGCAGACCAGCTATCTGATCGCCGAGATCGTGATGATTCCGCTCTCCGGCATGCTGGCCCGCATCTTCTCGACGCGGCTGGTGCTGACCGTCTCGGCGCTGGGTTTCACGCTGGCGAGTCTGGGCTGTGCGCTCTCGACCTCGCTGGAAGCCCTGATCGTGCTGCGCGCGGTCCAGGGCTTCATGGGCGGGGCGATGATTCCACTGACCCAGGCGGCCAGTTTCTCGATCTTCCCGCGCCGCATGATGGGCAGCATCCAGGCGGTGATCGGCCTGGTGGCGACCATGGCGCCCTCCATCGGGCCGTCCGTCGGCGGCTACATCACCGAATACATGAGCTGGCATTGGCTGTTTCTGGTCAATCTGGTGCCGGGCGTCATCGTGGCGGCGCTGGTGTGGCGCAATCTGGAAATCGACAGCGGTGATCGCAGCCTGCTCAGCCGTCTGGATACGCTGGGGCTGGCGCTGATGGCGGTCTTTCTCGGCAGCCTCGAATTCGTGCTCGAGGAGGGGCCCGGCGATGACTGGTTCGCCAGTTCACTGATCCTGTTCTGGAGTGTGGTGTGCGCGGTGGCGGCGGTCGGCTTCTTCTGGCGCGTGCTGACGACCCGCAATCCCATCGTCGACCTGCGGGTGTTCAGGGACCGCAACTTCGCGCTGGGCGCGATCATCGGCTTCTGGATCGGCGTGGTGCTCTATGGGCTGGTCTATATGGTGCCGCTGTTTCTCGGCTCGATTTCCGGCTTCTCCAGCGTGCAGATCGGGCAGGTGATGTTCGTCAGCGGCGTGGTGATGTTCCTGATGGC comes from bacterium Scap17 and encodes:
- a CDS encoding ABC transporter permease subunit (The N-terminal region of this protein, as described by TIGR01726, is a three transmembrane segment that identifies a subfamily of ABC transporter permease subunits, which specificities that include histidine, arginine, glutamine, glutamate, L-cystine (sic), the opines (in Agrobacterium) octopine and nopaline, etc.), with the protein product MDFSWLSDPYYQESLWTGLINTLVLLLVSAVLGFTLAVGMAMARIKGPRPLAWLASGVSIVMRGTPLLVQLFFFYYGIGRLLEGIPGIRESMFWGILRDPFFYATLTFTLSVGAYSGEVLRGALLSVPPGEREAGRAFGMGPFQVFSRLWLPRAIQLCLPTLTGEMILLLKSVPLVSTIAMMDLLQVANIIRDENFLTYEPLLFIGAIYLVLTILLTLCLRQVELNFPGVRAQARSGGWLSRLRQPRPA
- a CDS encoding iron-containing alcohol dehydrogenase translates to MSIASFKSANRLITGQQASTRLAEEVVRLGMHSPMLVTDPGVLGSGTLEPIKAQLDDLKARGHLTDYRIFSDVSAEPEVHIVEDCMSSYREGGCDGLIAVGGGSAMDIAKCVAVYATHDGDLESLFGENKARVRGAPLVAMPTTSGTGSEVTNIGILSDTEARMKKGIVNDYLLPDVAIVAPELTVSCPRHVTAASGVDALVHAIEAYLSNFATPITDALAIKAMRLIIKALPKAYANPANLKAREDMATGSLLAGMAFGNAGVGAVHALAYPLGGRYHLPHGVTNALLLPHVMRWNALACVERFRDIAEALDTPHRKLKDEATAELVVERLHALCRDVDIPGGLRHFDIPEEDIPSLAADAFKVERLLRNNPRQLSQADIESIYRAAY
- a CDS encoding PAS domain S-box protein, whose translation is MQNVEQDLRLEAALALLERQSLEAVKVIDTRGEVIGVLTRQEVESTAELKERLALSRQRGSATGRNATEVGADPASDLLAQVPTQRLLDALHDGVYITDGRGVTVAINQAYERITGLKRSDVLGHHMQELVRRGYISKSVSLEVIRDGKPVTLVQSLRDGRKILVSGLPMLAHDGSLSHVVTSVRDITELLRAKHAQEQLRQLHSLHDTYSVSSGTDEQSLELVTSDATADCFALAERVAATDVKVLIQGETGTGKTLLARYLHEHSTRAEGVFLELNCAALPEGLLEAELFGYAPGAFTGANARGKQGLLDVANGGTLFLDEIGDLPLSLQAKLLKVVEEQRFMPVGGTELRRTNVRLLTASHHDLAARVKEGRFREDLYYRLSVVPITLPPLRERRSEVIPLLQHYLRHFCQRHALVRRLDPEVLELLGGHAWPGNIRELINLVERLVVTTISEVITSDVLPAEYLAAHASSGWEDSMIPDVMTASGDGTPERTLKEHTEALERRLIEQALEKHRTTRAAAASLGINQSTLVKKMQKFTHTP
- a CDS encoding TetR/AcrR family transcriptional regulator; translated protein: MTDSPSSETGPDSGSTTTRASPRGEARRKRQLEVAREHFLEHGFAATSINEIARQAGGSLATLYRNFGNKDGLFLAVMQQEAQTVWSVMDHEANETRSVEEALEDFGMAMLALALAPELIRLFRGLAFESGRNPQLGKLFLDNGPKLTRQRLAGYLSRQVAQGHLPPTGLGQEPLAAANLLTGMLLNPLHVDALLGCPPDTASPEQLRPHVRRCVRVFLAGFGAS